ATCAACGCTGTACAAAGTAAAAAGAGTTCATCTTGTAGAGATGGAACGTCAACTCCACACTGCAGAGAATAAATAGGTTGAATAAGAGGCACTGGGGGTAGTTCAAGGTCTCTGTTTGGTTGCTTCAAGATTGTCACTTCAGCATGCCGCTCCGCGCTGTATTCACGATctggtgagagacagaaaaaggtgAGAGAGTACACCTTGTTTTTCTATTGAAGACAGATGTTTGCAGGTCTTACTGACTTATTCTGAAATAAAAAGGGAGATCTGAAAGACATCCATTTcatgtgcctgttgttcacattGTCATATTTTTTTATCTTGCCGATATCAGGTCGTTAGATGCCCCAAGGAGGGTCTCAAACGCATTGTGACTAAAGCTGTGTTGCCTGTCTactggaagttgatgctgttgctatgcaacttctTGTTAGCATAGCTTGTTAGCATACAACTTCATTAACAAAATCCATTGAGAACACACacctataccacttagctaagctaagagtgacgtgaataatcaagtcaataaacgctgggtagttagatagcatatagttaatatactggtaaGTTCTAtatattagtagccaactaacgtaaggacagtagctagctaacataccggtacataaaAGCAACTGATGTAATGATATGCTACGTGGTTCGAAAGGCTAGCGAAGCTAACAAATTGCCAGACAACGTAACATGTAACGTAACTTCTTTGAAAAGGCATTACTTTaatacattgctcaacatttgtcataattagttaaagcaatgaatttgtatacATTCTCGTCGGACTATATtctgccattttcttcaaatctgaaatgttctgaagccacgcccattttctgaagaattgcattatgtgCTCCAAAAGCACAGAAACAGTGTAAactgcttgtatacttcgtattttggcgaaTGTAGTACGACATTGGGTAACTTTtgacatactaactatatccatactatgaccaataagcatactacattctcaatttacgtcacaaatagaacggttagtgcggttagtatgagtattcaaaCACAGCTTAAGTCATCATTGTTGCTATGAAACCCACTGACAGCCTCCAGCTGGTTGCGTTGAGAAAAAAAACCTTGCTACATCATCAGCATAAATCCAGCAGAATACTAGCTGCATGTCTACCTTGGTAAAAATGGGGAGGGTATTTATCAAACAAATCCTGGATAGTCTGGAAGCTCAGAATAAGTACTCAATGGTTAGCTCTAATACAGCATTCACCAACAGCACATCTATGAGACACCATGTCTTcatctaaaatgtattgaaaacccTAAAAAGGGAAAACTAATTACATTTTTTCACATGATGAAATCCAGATCCCTTGGAGTAGGTGGGCGATGGTCTTATCTAAAATATTTACTTGATGACCATCCTAAGTCATGTCCTTCCTCTCTCACGCAATACTGTGTCTAAACATTAAAGTAGAtaaatgcatgacagatgttcaAAGACAAACAAATTACATGATTATAGGAAGTGAGTTAATCCAGTGTTTTCCTGACGATAAGTGGCAAATATCATTGGACAAATAGAGGAAATATTTGTGTCTGTTATCAAATccaatgttattagtcacatgcgccgaatacaacagtgaaatgcttacttacgagcccctaaccgacagtgcagtttcaaaaaatacggaaaagaataagagataaaagtaacaagtaattaaagagaagcagtaaaaaaaataacaatatatacaggggagtgccgatacagagtcaatgtgcgggggcacctgtTAGTTaaagtagtatgtacatgtaggtagagttaaagtgactatgcatagatgacaagagagtggcagtggtgtggagaggggagggggggtggcaatgtgaatagtctgggtagccatttgactagatgttcaggagtcttatggcttgggggtagaagctgtttagaagcctcttgggcctagacttggagctccggtaccgcttgccgtgcagtagcagagagaacagtttatgactagggtggctggagtctgaacatttttagggccttcctctgacaccgcctggtatagaggtcctggatggcaggaagcttggccacagtgatgtactgggccgttcgcactaccctctgtagtgccataccaggcagtgatgcaaccaaccaggatgctctcgatggtgctgctgtagaaccttttgaggatcttaggacccatgccaaatcttttcagtctcctgagggggaataggttttgtcgtgcctgcttcacgactgtcatggtgttcttggaccatgttagtttgttggtgatgtggacaccaaggaacttgaagctctcaacctgctccactgcagccccgtcgatgagaatgggggcgtgctcagtccacaatcatctcctttgtcttgatcacgttgagggaaaggttgttgtcctggcaccacacagccaggtctctgacctcctccctataggcagtctcattgttgtcggtgaccaggcctactgctgttgtgtcatcggcaaattgaatgatggtgttggagtcgtgcctggccgtgcagtcatgagtaaacagggagtacaggagggggctgaacacgcacccctggggggccctgtgttgaggatcagcgtggcggatgtgttgttacctacccttaccacgtgggggcggcccgtcaggaagtccaggatccagttgcagagggaggtgtttagtcccagggtccttagcttattgataagcttcgtgggcactatggtgttgaacgctgagctgtagccaatgaatagcattctcacataggtgttccttttgtccaggtgggaaagggcagtgtggagtgcaatagagattgcatcatccgtggatctgttggggcggtatgcaaattggagtgggtctagggtttctgggatgatggtgttgatgtgagccatgaccagcctttcaaagcacttcatggctacagatgtgagtgctacgggtcggtagtcatttaggcaggttaccttagtgttcttgggcactatgctggtctgctttaaaacatgttggtattacagacttggacagggagagtatgaaaatgtcagtgaagacacctgcttgttggtcagcacatgctcgcaggacacatcctggtaatccgtctggccctgtgaatgttgacctgtctaaaggtcttactcacatcggctgtggagagcgtgatcacagtcttctggtacagctggtgctctcaggcatgtttcagtgttatttgcctcgaagtgagcatagaagtagtttagatCGTCcgttaggctcgtgtcactgggcagctctcggctgtgcatcCCTTTGTAGTTTGTAATGGTTTgaaggccctgccacatccgacgagcgccggagccggtgtagtacgactcgatcttagtcctgtattgacgctttgactgtttgatggttcgtcagagggcatagcgggatttcttataagcttccaggttagggtcccgctccttgaaagcagcagctccagcctttagctcagtgtggatgctgtctgtaatccatggtttctggttggggtatgtacgtatggtcactgtggggacgacgtcatcgatgcacttattgatgaagccaatgacagatgtagtgtactcctcaatgccactgGAGGAATCCCGgaccatattccagtctgtgctagcaaaacagtcctgtagtttgcatctgcttcatctgaccacttttttattgatctcgtCACTGGTGCTTCATActtaaatttttgcttgtaagcaggaatcaggaggacagaattatggtcagatttgccaaatggagggcgagggagagctttgtaagcatctctgtgtgtggtgtataggtggtccagttcttttccctctggttgcacatttaacatgttgatagaagttaggtaaaactgatttaagtttccctgcattaaagtccccggctactaggagcaccgtctctgggtgagcattttcttgtttgcttatggcggaatacagctcattcaatgctatcttagtgccagcctcttaactgtggtggtatgtaaacagctgagaactctctcggtaggtaatgtggtctgcaacttatcatgagaaactctaccttaggcgagcaatagctcaagACTTCCTTTCGATATAGTGCACCAGCtgatgtttacaaaaatacatagaccagACGGTGCTGTTccatcctgccggtacatcgtataaccagccagctgtatgttgatattgccgtcgttcagccacgactccgtgaagcacaagatgttacagtttttaatgtcccgttggtagtttaatcttcccaataactcgtccattttattgtccaaagaatgCATGTTTGCGAGCAGAATTGAGGGGAGTCTGGGTTTATTAGATCGCCTCCCACTcttcagaaggcagcccgccctccggcctctctttctccgcctcctcttcacgcagatcactgggGTCGGGGCCTGTTCCTGAGggtatccatgtgtatgtgtgtgtatagtgcgtatgttattgtgtgtgtgtgtgtgtgtgtgtgtatgcgcctatgtttgtgttgcttcacagtccccgctgttccataaggtgttttttttaatctgtttttttaaatcaaattttactgcttgcatcagttacttaatgtggaatagagttccatgtagtcatggctctatgtaggtAACCTCAGATTGTAACAGGACATAGAAAAAATTAATTTGTGTCTCCTTACCCTGTGACTGGCTGGTGGATCACGAGCAGAAGCTTTCGTTGTCATGGGAGACGGTGTGTAAGGGAATAAGGCTTTCACACTGTTCACTGTCCTCTGGCAATCTGAGGGAAGAGGATTATCCTTATGATCATAATCACTACCTGAATGGGAACAACTAGCATTCTGATAAGAATTGAGTGCAATCACAATATATCAAATTAGCGCCATAAACGCAAAATAATTTAAATACAATCCCAGCGAGCCTAAAGGCAACCAACACTATCCATTGTCCTGGATTCAATGGGGCACATTTTAATTTGGGCaaatttaagtgtgtgtgtgtgtatacacaattACTGTGAAAGTAAAACTTTACAAAGCATTGGCCAAGTAAACAGTAGGCAACAATACAAAGAGTAGCAAGTGTTTTTCCCAGTACCTTTGAATCCGATGTTTCGAGCGGCATATGAAGGCAAACACTCTTCGTAGCCCCACCATGACGGGGTCCCAATTGTTGTAGTGGCATAACAGAGTGGCGatgaagaaggagaggaagacgGGAACCGCTCCAGCGAAAAACAGCCAGGAGAAACTCACCTGGGGACCGAAATATAGCAGTAAAGAATGTGATAGCTGCTTATATTGTACACCTATAGATGTACAGCAAGTGCCAGCTGCTTAACAGTGGGTCAAAAACATTCCAATACTTGCAATACAGCTACATGTATAACAATCACCACCATCTCAGAAGGATGGCTTCTTACAAGATGAGTGCATTGTACTTGAACTTCACTGTTACTAGATAGCATGTACTGTATTTATGAAATGAGAGTTGTTGACTTGACATCTCAACAGACTGGATATCCAACATCAGAAGCATGGGAGTTTTCGAACTATTGCCACAAAAAAATATGCTATTTTTAAACTTCAAATGATGCTATATCCCATGCAGTCTACTAAGGGAATAGCTTCTAAGGTTTCAAAGTTAGATCCCCACAGGCAAACAGACAAAGCTCACTCATAACCTTGCTAGATGATACCCTGTCAAAAAATTCATTACGCTAAGTGCCATGTGACAATGCATCCATCACAAACCAATTCCACTTTATTTGACCTATAAACTGACACACCACCTTTGGTAGAGCAGCCATGCTCAAGGCTGTGATGGCAACATGGACATGCAGTAATAATAGTGCCCTCTCTTACCTTCTGCATGCATATGTCTGCTATGATGGACAGTGGGATGGTGAGGCTGAGGGCCAGAGTGCCtatgagggaggaggtgaggaagcAGCCCCTATGGAGAGAACACACAACATTAGATtgaacacacaacaaggttacaatTAAATCAAATGCAAAAATGCCCCACTTATACAATAAATAACATTTTATCACTTGGCACAACTCTGCATATCACACTATGGCCCAGTGGTCACCAACAGGCCGATCTCCTACTGCGCTGGCCAATCGGATTGCTCAAATCACCGTGCCTACAGCTTCCACAACCAAAATTGGATACAGGCCTACTGAGATTtcataacttttaaaaccatgaccagagaAGGACTGTTcatgaatacagcaaagagctgctgtttttaggAGTGAGTTCATGTCTAGGTTTTTATTCAGCCCCATCAACACTGTTTTTAGTCAACATCATTACATAACATGCTTCTCCATACTTCCACTCgtgctgcagctgcaatgaatgagtagccaagtgtatCGATAGGCCTGCGTTTTTTAATATTATTATCAGTGTGTCGTGTCTATTTTAATATTGAGGAATATTTCAcattctctggtcataggaacaacatgaatttgtgcataaCGCAGATGCGGTCTGACTTGAGTGTCACCATTaggtggaagacggtgtcccctctctcttgtcagtctcaccggagaaaaggaaggagagagcagggaccgtgagaggcggaccatctgctgctctctccccccatccGCTGAGACTAATaccatgttcaaaacaactggaaacttcaAAATCTCCGACTTCCAACATTCAAGACAACTGAAAATGAGATCCGACTGGACAAaattgttttgaacggtcatccaactcggaattccaagtcagaAACTCTAGCATCTTTCTAGaactccgactttccgacctgaagatcactgatgtcatgatttgaccttgtttccCCCCCCagagtccagtaaaataaaaaaagcttactgcacaaacctcaatACTACAGAACAGTTTTGATAACGTTacattatctgtttttttaatatgagcggtagatctcggcttgctttttgactgtgaaagtgatcttgactggTGACCACTGCTATAGACAGAGGGACGAATCTGCACAGTGTTTCTGCACAGTGTGTGTTTCTGCAGTGTGAATAGCAGAGTGGACAAGGAGTAGTAAACATATGTGGTCATTCAATCAATCAAACCAATTAATCCATCCATTCATCAACCGAGACGCACCAGAGCCAGAGGAACTCGGAGAGCACAGTGCCGATGAGGCCGTTGATGAGGATGTAGGTCCACACTAGCTTGCTGGGCAGCTCAAAGGCCTCAAAGCCTGTGTAGTGAAGCACAAGGAAGCCTGGCCATAGGAGGAGCAGCTTGAACAACCCCACAAATCCTAAGAGACACAAATAAGAGAAGATGACTACTTTATTAATACTGACATGTTGACATTTAGCACTATTTGCAGGTGAAAATGTTATATATTACATATTACAAACATTTAATTGAATATAATTACTGTATACACAATTCAGGATCATTATATGGAGTTATATCAGTGAAGAGCATCTGAAAATCAGCAACAGACCAAGCTGCCACACCTGACTCTAGTAAGATGTTTAAGACCTAACTATGATCTACTTACCAAAGAACATAGGGATGTCCAGCTTGTCCTCCCGGTCCACCTTCCTCTTGATCATGACGATGTAGACCGCGTACAGCGCAGCCCCAGCCAACGACCACAGGGAGCCTGAACATTACACGACTTCATCATGTTATGTTATGCTAATACATCCCTTTCTCATGGTTACTCTCAAAATGTTTTTTCTGCAATGCAAGCAAACGTGACATCGTGGCATGGCTTGCACGTCTAGAGATGATTTAATGCTTAAATAAtacaatgtatttatatagcacatttccAGGACACAAATCAAGTACAGTACAAGGCATGACAAATACATACAATATGAAGTGGGGTAGAAAAGTAACAGGAGGAAGGAAAAAAGACAAACAAAACCAAAAGGTTTTGAGGAAGGATGTTTATCTGGAGCACTTCTATCTCCATTGTTACCTGTAGCACCTTTCCCATCGGGGCTGTCCATGCTGGAAAAACTAACCAGAGCCACTCCTCCCATGCTATGGGGAAAGGGACCAGACAAACAATGTAACTACAGATAATAGTAAGAACCCAGAGTAACTACAATTATTCAGCTGATGTCATGGCTTACCTCAGAGCCACAGCTAAAAGCTTGGACAGAGTAAAGCGGTCACTGCTGTTACTGGGAAATACGGCCGCCAGGATGAGGGTGAAGAGACCTGGTGAGACAAATACCAGCGAGAATACGAACAACTTGTTCAAGGTGACATGTTGAAATACCCATTCTGTAGTTTTCTAACATCGTAACATTTCTTTGCAACAAAGTTATTACAAAGGAACAATAATTaccttcttttttatttttttattagaaacatccatgtt
The DNA window shown above is from Salmo salar chromosome ssa25, Ssal_v3.1, whole genome shotgun sequence and carries:
- the LOC106586111 gene encoding solute carrier family 35 member F5, with translation MVWVFIMNRMGSQGSTVAQQRRMALGVVILLLVDVIWVASSELTSYIFKRQEYNKPFFSTFTKTSMFVLYLLGFLLWRPWRQQCTGSLRGRHAAFFAEAYFTPCINDTSLNDHTLSEPLYVPVKFQDLPTEQTNCVNGDCDSTSKKQRVRFSNIMEVRQLPSTQALEAKLSRMSFPAAKDQESMLRTVGKLTVTDVAKISFFFCFVWFLANLSYQEALSDTPVAIVNVLSSTSGLFTLILAAVFPSNSSDRFTLSKLLAVALSMGGVALVSFSSMDSPDGKGATGSLWSLAGAALYAVYIVMIKRKVDREDKLDIPMFFGFVGLFKLLLLWPGFLVLHYTGFEAFELPSKLVWTYILINGLIGTVLSEFLWLWGCFLTSSLIGTLALSLTIPLSIIADICMQKVSFSWLFFAGAVPVFLSFFIATLLCHYNNWDPVMVGLRRVFAFICRSKHRIQRLPEDSEQCESLIPLHTVSHDNESFCS